From the Clarias gariepinus isolate MV-2021 ecotype Netherlands chromosome 3, CGAR_prim_01v2, whole genome shotgun sequence genome, one window contains:
- the btd gene encoding biotinidase — MALCECTVVVLVAWFTRIHLTIAQEELFYTAAVYEHRVHLNPDPKVVVGRNAALQHMNQNLEVFERQATAAAEQGAQILVFPEDGIHGFNFTRASIAAYLETVPDPGAVKWSPCADPDRFQNTEVLQRLSCMAQKNSLFLVANMPDCQPCNSSVDPLCPADGRYQFNTNVVFSDNGTIVARYHKQNLYFEAEFDTPPKCEYVTFTTPFAGRFGVFTCFDILFRDPAVTLVEDMGIRQFVFPTAWMNQLPLLAAVQFHRSFSYSAGVTLLAANLRSAAFGMTGSGIYTPWHALYHHDISKNEVGKLLVLRVPVLDPLLLGDAPERASLKLVPFSGFPRVDIGKELEVRHFQIGSDSEFCLKEDLSCNKSSSPFTSTMMYDKFTLVLLHGKEGNLTACDGSFCCHLLFQRMNSTSEEEMYALGAFKGLHGVHGTYYLEVCALVRCTGLHQESCGGETEYAHTLIDFHLHGTFSTKHVYASVLGSGMILERPDESGWDSDRFYMSRRGMSSGLVTAVLYGRVYEKDSE, encoded by the exons ATGGCGCTGTGCGAGTGCACTGTGGTTGTTTTGGTCGCCTGGTTCACCAGGATTCACCTCACCATAGCGCAGGAGGAGTTGTTTTACACGGCAGCAGTGTATGAGCACAGAGTTCACCTGAACCCGGACCCGAAGGTGGTCGTGGGACGGAACGCCGCGCTGCAGCATATGaaccagaacctggaggtgttTGAGAGACAGGCGACGGCCGCTGCAGAGCAG GGAGCTCAGATTCTGGTGTTTCCAGAGGACGGCATCCACGGATTCAACTTCACCAGAGCATCTATAGCTGCATACCTGGAGACGGTGCCAGATCCTGGAGCAGTGAAGTGGAGCCCATGTGCAGATCCTGACAGATTCCAAAACACAGAG GTCCTGCAGCGTTTGAGCTGCATGGCTCAGAAGAATAGTCTCTTCCTGGTGGCCAACATGCCTGACTGCCAGCCTTGTAACAGCTCAGTCGACCCTTTATGTCCAGCTGACGGCCGCTATCAGTTTAACACCAACGTCGTTTTTAGTGACAACGGCACCATCGTGGCGAGGTACCACAAACAGAATCTGTACTTCGAGGCGGAATTCGACACCCCTCCCAAGTGCGAGTATGTGACGTTCACTACTCCGTTCGCCGGACGCTTTGGGGTGTTTACCTGTTTTGATATATTATTCCGGGATCCAGCTGTGACCCTGGTGGAGGACATGGGCATCAGACAGTTTGTGTTCCCGACAGCTTGGATGAACCAGCTCCCCCTGCTGGCCGCTGTGCAGTTCCATCGTTCTTTCTCTTATTCAGCTGGTGTCACTTTGCTGGCTGCAAACCTCCGCTCAGCGGCTTTTGGTATGACAGGAAGTGGGATTTATACACCCTGGCATGCGCTTTATCATCACGACATCAGTAAGAACGAGGTTGGAAAACTGCTGGTGCTTAGAGTGCCGGTCTTGGATCCTTTACTGCTAGGGGACGCTCCAGAGAGGGCTAGTTTAAAATTAGTGCCCTTCTCCGGCTTTCCCAGAGTGGATATAGGAAAGGAACTAGAGGTTAGACATTTCCAGATAGGATCAGACTCAGAATTTTGCCTAAAAGAGGATCTCAGTTGTAATAAATCGTCCTCTCCATTTACCTCCACGATGATGTATGATAAATTCACCCTAGTGTTACTACATGGCAAAGAAGGGAACCTCACAGCATGTGATGGCTCATTCTGCTGCCACTTGCTCTTCCAGAGGATGAATTCCACCTCTGAAGAAGAGATGTATGCCCTGGGGGCTTTTAAAGGCCTCCATGGTGTCCATGGGACATACTACCTGGAGGTGTGTGCTTTAGTGCGATGCACAGGGCTTCATCAGGAAAGCTGTGGAGGAGAGACAGAGTATGCGCACACGCTAATCGACTTTCACCTGCATGGCACATTCAGTACCAAACACGTGTACGCTAGTGTGCTGGGGAGTGGGATGATTCTGGAACGACCGGATGAATCAGGCTGGGATAGCGACAGGTTTTATATGAGCCGGAGAGGAATGAGCAGCGGCCTAGTGACCGCAGTGCTTTATGGGAGAGTCTATGAGAAAGATAGTGAATAA